From Sphingobacterium bambusae:
CTGTTTTTGTAAAACATATCCTATCGGCTATTCACGGTCTATGCCAACAATTTGTCTTTTGGCTTTCATCGTCGCAATGTCGGCACGCGCAATTATCACCTGCTCCGAGTAGCTGTTATGATGCTGCTGTTTTAGTTTGCGCAGGCCGTTGCGTCCCTCTGCTTCGTAATCGTTTATAGCGAAGACAATCGAATCGGTACCTACTTTGGCTATTCGATATAAGGTGTAGTAGGACTTCCCATTGGCTTCGTGCTTTATCTCATATACATCGCCCACGGCTGGCGTCTCCAGGTAATCGTCGGTATTCATCGATGATGATATGCCTGCTGCCACCGCGGATCCCACAAAGAGTAGCAAGATGATCAAGCCCGCAAAATAGCCGGGTGAAGTTTTTGGTAGCCCCTCTTGATGAATCTGGTTCATCGTCTGTGGATCGATTGACCTTTGCTCTCGTACCTGCCGACAGTGATTGCAAACCGTCATGATACGACTTTTATATGGAAAAACAGGAATCCAAAAAATATGGAAATAGCTGATTTGTTTGTACCCGAAAATAGCATTGGCGGTTCCGCAGTAGGCACAGTCTCCTACAGCTTGGCCTGCCTTGTTATGCAATACTTTGCTTCTTGTTCCGAAAATAATCATCTGATGCGTGTTAAGTGTTTTTGGATCATGGGTTTGCTAATCTTTACATACATCAACTTTAAATCTATCCTAATTGTTTTAAATGTTGTGTGATTGTTTTGTGTAAAAAAAATCCTGAAGCGGGGAGCTTCAGGATTTTTACTAACTAACCAATTATTAACCTAAATTATGAATACTAATATCTTCGCAAAAGCTATGCCAAAATTATGCTTGTATATTGCTTCTTTTCAATTTTAGTCTTTTGCTCTTCATTCCATTACGAGATGCCCTCCGCGCATAGTTGCATAAACTGTGCTACAATGGGCTTATCCGCCTCTGCCCAGTCAAAATCGTTTAGCGTTTGCCATGGAACCCAAATGGCTTGCGCGTGTTCGGCCAGTCGGATTGATCCGCCCTGTGCCCTGCATAAGAAAGGGTATAGCTTAATCTCAAATGTCGGATAGGTATGTGTTACCGAGGATAGTTCTTTTCCTACGGTAATTTCAAGGCCGAGCTCTTCCTGAATTTCTCGTATTAGACATTCTTCTTTACTCTCTCCGTCTTCGACCTTTCCGCCTGGAAATTCCCATGTCAGTGGTAGTGCCATGGCAACCGAACGTTGGCATACTAGCACGTGATCGGCTTCTTGAATTATAGCACAGGTTACGTGTATCATCTAGTAAAGATAGTTTTTTTTTAGCGGAGGATGTGGTGACAAAGTGACGAGGTGATCATAGTGACAGAATAAAAAATTGATAATACAGTGATAATAGTGTTACAATATATTTTTTTTAGTTTAGGCTTGATACTGAGTGTAGTAAGTGTTTTAATTTCTGTCGTTTACAGTTGCTAGCTTTTTTTTGAAGTTATTATACTGTTATGCATCCATTTTCCTATAAACTTGGACGGGTATTTGATTATCCCGCTACAGATGCTAGAAGCAGATGACGAGGGCCTTGCTGTGTAGCATAATTAATAAAGTAGAAACTAATGATTCAAAATAAAGTATTTATCTGTGATGACGATGTCAGCATAGCAAAAACCTTAGAGTTAATTTTTAAGATGAACGATGTGGATAGTATTATCGAGACAGATAGTACTAAGGCTTTTGCGCAAATAATGGCGTTAAAGCCTGCCATTGTGGTTGTCGATCTGCATATGCCGGTACTTTCTGGGAAAGAGTTGATCCGTCTTATCCGCAGTACGCCGCAGCTCAAAAAAACGTTTATCCTCTGTATTTCCGCGAGTGATGATGGTCGTGATGTGGCGCTAGAGGCTGGAGCTAATATGATTTTGCCCAAGCCTTTTGATATGGACGATATCATTGCAATTGTCGGAAAGATCTTGACGGCCAAATTCCCTAAAGATGCCGTTGCATAGCCATTCAATAAAAAGTGCAAAAAAGCGGTCTATTGCTCCAGTAACAATAGACCGCTTTTTTTTATGCTACATCGTGTCGCTTCTCGATTCCCAAGCTATATATACTTGGCGGCGTTCCAAAATGCTTATGGAAGTCTCTGGAAAAATTAGACTGCCCGCTATAGCCAACCATATTTGCCACTTGCGTAATATTGTATCGTTGCTGCGCAAGGAGCTCGGCTGCTTTGTTTAGCTTCGTGATATGGATCAGCTCATTTGGTGTCATATCCGAGTATTTTTTGACTTTGCGAAAAAGGGTTGGTCGGCTCATGTTCATTTGTTTGGCCAGCTCGTCTATGCTAAGCTCATTGTCCGATATGTGGGTATATAGTACAAGCTGCAGGCGCTTCATAAAATCACTATGACTGGTTTGCTGCGGTATGTTTTTGGGATAGGAACGCAGCGTGTTAGATACATAATTCTGCATGATCCTTCTGTTCGCAAGTAAATTATCGATTTGTGCCGCTAGTAAGTTAGAAGAAAAAGGTTTTTC
This genomic window contains:
- a CDS encoding zinc ribbon domain-containing protein; translation: MIIFGTRSKVLHNKAGQAVGDCAYCGTANAIFGYKQISYFHIFWIPVFPYKSRIMTVCNHCRQVREQRSIDPQTMNQIHQEGLPKTSPGYFAGLIILLLFVGSAVAAGISSSMNTDDYLETPAVGDVYEIKHEANGKSYYTLYRIAKVGTDSIVFAINDYEAEGRNGLRKLKQQHHNSYSEQVIIARADIATMKAKRQIVGIDRE
- a CDS encoding (deoxy)nucleoside triphosphate pyrophosphohydrolase, which gives rise to MIHVTCAIIQEADHVLVCQRSVAMALPLTWEFPGGKVEDGESKEECLIREIQEELGLEITVGKELSSVTHTYPTFEIKLYPFLCRAQGGSIRLAEHAQAIWVPWQTLNDFDWAEADKPIVAQFMQLCAEGIS
- a CDS encoding response regulator encodes the protein MIQNKVFICDDDVSIAKTLELIFKMNDVDSIIETDSTKAFAQIMALKPAIVVVDLHMPVLSGKELIRLIRSTPQLKKTFILCISASDDGRDVALEAGANMILPKPFDMDDIIAIVGKILTAKFPKDAVA